The proteins below are encoded in one region of Streptomyces roseirectus:
- a CDS encoding transglycosylase domain-containing protein, with amino-acid sequence MTRRGEGEEPQRPDETMQLKVPASFRADETMQLRVADLEIPGAGQPSDGSSRLARKKELRPSPLRRLIGAAAPYVRRHRPRYPRPDRDGWRRWVPSWRQSAGAVLAGTGLSVVLLGVAYAATDIPDLNSYAKQQDNVFFWASGAPMARTGWVQRQDMPLKDVPEDVRWAVIAAENASFYSDPGISLKGISRALLRTVGSGDTQGGSTITQQYVKNVYLNQDQTISRKFTEAMIALKLDNQMSKDDILQGYLNTSWFGRGTYGIQRAAQAYYGKDVGELNASEGAMLASLLKGAGLYDPTLGAANHARAVERWKWILDRMVDIGKLSKQERATYTAFPEPLKRNPLYDTGQQTDYLVELATQYVKKSANISDKEFDLGGFQIYTTFDKGRETRLTEEVTKARKQAQKDDPKNAKAAHYGAASVGADGRIIAVYGGPDHRTQGYNESNATTVPAGSAFQPFVYAAGLEHGVRKTREGPIEQVSPQSLYDGNDGALIKTPEGPYWDRSGKPVAAKNDAGKSYGSISLRRALALGVNGPFMQLGMDTGLDKVRRTAESSGLLSSSIGAMVPALTTGSSTPSAIRMASGYSTFAAGGTHTEPYSVRKLTRNGSQVDLAVPEKRRAMSEEVAGQVTDALGDAYRAANPSAPASANVAGKHGTTDKDTASWYVGTADQVSTAVVVYRIDLTKSLEPLPLEGIAGTAGDSVPYGIWSRAMDPLD; translated from the coding sequence GTGACCAGGCGGGGGGAGGGGGAGGAGCCCCAGAGGCCGGACGAGACCATGCAGTTGAAGGTCCCCGCCTCCTTCCGGGCGGACGAGACCATGCAACTGCGGGTCGCCGACCTGGAGATACCCGGGGCCGGGCAGCCTTCCGACGGGTCCAGCAGACTGGCCCGCAAGAAGGAGCTCCGGCCCTCCCCCTTGCGCCGCCTCATCGGCGCCGCCGCCCCCTACGTCCGCCGCCACCGGCCCCGCTACCCGCGCCCCGACCGCGACGGCTGGCGCCGCTGGGTCCCGTCCTGGCGGCAGTCGGCCGGCGCCGTCCTCGCCGGCACCGGCCTGAGCGTCGTCCTCCTCGGCGTCGCCTACGCGGCCACCGACATCCCCGACCTCAACTCGTACGCCAAACAGCAGGACAACGTCTTCTTCTGGGCCAGCGGCGCCCCGATGGCCCGTACCGGCTGGGTACAGCGCCAGGACATGCCCCTCAAGGACGTCCCGGAGGACGTCCGCTGGGCCGTCATCGCCGCCGAGAACGCCAGCTTCTACAGCGACCCCGGTATCTCCCTCAAAGGTATTAGCCGCGCCCTGCTGCGCACGGTCGGCTCGGGTGACACCCAGGGCGGCTCGACCATCACCCAGCAGTACGTCAAGAACGTCTACCTCAACCAGGACCAGACCATCAGCCGCAAGTTCACCGAGGCGATGATCGCGCTCAAGCTGGACAACCAGATGAGCAAGGACGACATACTCCAGGGCTACCTGAACACCAGCTGGTTCGGCCGCGGGACGTACGGGATCCAGCGCGCGGCGCAGGCGTACTACGGGAAGGACGTCGGCGAACTCAACGCCAGCGAGGGCGCGATGCTCGCCTCGCTCCTCAAGGGCGCCGGCCTGTACGACCCGACGCTCGGCGCCGCCAACCACGCGCGCGCGGTGGAACGCTGGAAGTGGATCCTCGACCGGATGGTCGACATCGGCAAGCTGTCGAAGCAGGAGCGCGCGACATACACGGCGTTCCCGGAGCCCCTGAAGCGCAACCCGCTTTATGACACGGGTCAACAGACCGACTATCTCGTCGAGTTGGCGACCCAGTACGTGAAGAAGTCGGCGAACATCTCCGACAAGGAATTCGACCTCGGCGGCTTTCAGATCTACACGACCTTCGACAAGGGCCGCGAGACGAGGCTCACCGAAGAGGTCACCAAGGCCCGCAAGCAGGCCCAGAAGGACGACCCGAAGAACGCCAAGGCCGCCCACTACGGCGCCGCCTCGGTCGGCGCCGACGGCCGGATCATCGCCGTCTACGGGGGCCCCGACCACCGTACGCAGGGCTACAACGAGTCCAACGCGACGACGGTGCCCGCCGGTTCGGCGTTCCAGCCGTTCGTCTACGCCGCCGGTCTCGAACACGGCGTCCGCAAGACCCGGGAGGGGCCGATCGAGCAGGTCTCCCCGCAGAGCCTGTACGACGGGAACGACGGGGCGCTGATCAAGACGCCCGAGGGGCCGTACTGGGACCGCAGTGGCAAACCGGTCGCGGCGAAGAACGACGCGGGCAAGTCGTACGGGAGCATCAGCCTGCGCCGGGCCCTCGCACTCGGCGTCAACGGGCCTTTCATGCAACTGGGGATGGACACCGGCCTCGACAAGGTGCGCCGGACGGCGGAGAGTTCGGGCCTGCTGTCCTCCAGCATCGGCGCGATGGTGCCCGCCCTGACCACCGGCAGCTCCACGCCGAGCGCGATCCGGATGGCCAGCGGCTACTCCACGTTCGCCGCGGGCGGCACCCACACCGAGCCGTACTCGGTGCGCAAGCTCACCCGCAACGGCAGCCAGGTCGACCTGGCCGTCCCGGAGAAGCGGCGGGCCATGAGCGAGGAGGTCGCCGGGCAGGTGACCGACGCGCTCGGCGACGCCTACCGCGCCGCCAACCCCTCGGCACCCGCCTCCGCGAACGTCGCCGGCAAGCACGGGACGACCGACAAGGACACCGCCTCCTGGTACGTCGGCACGGCCGACCAGGTCTCCACGGCCGTCGTCGTCTACCGCATCGACCTCACCAAGAGCCTCGAACCCCTGCCGTTGGAGGGCATCGCCGGTACCGCCGGCGACAGCGTCCCGTACGGCATCTGGTCGCGGGCCATGGACCCGCTCGACTGA
- a CDS encoding amidase domain-containing protein, which produces MSRSRRRVTILTATAASVAAGVALLPNWSAGAATPSDPTVDAKTRATFQKLADAVFTDRTDALVDGNRKKPTAKGFSGRVKMSSKQSSTESSTLGTLTQRKNTLAKLGEKYSKGATSVSLDTVKVTGRTAKAQVTETTVLTYEKTSAKEPNTTGFQAHHELTFKADHSGNWQLSGVRATDQGGTTVNQVAAPAVATVKPAAAATDMPAAPRAATTRNPAAVPKVLTGGTYDYKAMAAYAEKHWSNYNPDYPNFNGQGAGGDCTNFVSQALKAGGWKHAPGYVYDYTKWFGNSEIQSYSFVGVNEWSWFTQNAKRSTPLANVYQMQVGDVLQVDFDRDGSKDHTMIVSYVANGMPYLTYHSTNTYRRSLSSVLASYSNAYYYAYRT; this is translated from the coding sequence TTGAGCCGTTCGCGGCGTCGCGTCACGATACTCACGGCGACCGCCGCGTCGGTCGCCGCGGGCGTGGCGCTGCTGCCGAACTGGTCCGCCGGCGCCGCCACCCCGAGCGACCCCACGGTGGACGCCAAGACCAGGGCGACCTTCCAGAAGCTGGCCGACGCGGTCTTCACCGACCGCACCGACGCGCTGGTGGACGGCAACCGCAAGAAGCCCACGGCCAAGGGCTTCTCGGGCCGCGTCAAGATGTCCTCGAAGCAGAGCAGCACCGAGAGCAGCACCCTCGGCACCCTGACCCAGCGCAAGAACACGCTGGCCAAGCTCGGTGAGAAGTACAGCAAGGGCGCCACCAGCGTCAGCCTCGACACCGTCAAGGTCACCGGCCGCACCGCCAAGGCCCAGGTCACCGAGACCACGGTCCTCACCTATGAGAAGACCAGCGCCAAGGAGCCGAACACCACCGGCTTCCAGGCCCACCACGAGCTGACCTTCAAGGCCGACCACAGCGGCAACTGGCAGCTCTCCGGCGTCCGCGCGACCGACCAGGGCGGCACCACCGTCAACCAGGTCGCCGCCCCCGCCGTCGCCACCGTCAAGCCGGCCGCCGCCGCGACCGACATGCCAGCCGCGCCGCGCGCCGCGACCACCCGCAACCCGGCCGCCGTCCCGAAGGTCCTCACCGGCGGGACGTACGACTACAAGGCGATGGCCGCGTACGCCGAGAAGCACTGGAGCAACTACAACCCCGACTACCCGAACTTCAACGGGCAGGGCGCGGGCGGCGACTGCACCAACTTCGTCAGCCAGGCCCTGAAGGCGGGCGGCTGGAAGCACGCGCCGGGCTACGTGTACGACTACACGAAGTGGTTCGGCAACAGCGAGATCCAGTCGTACTCGTTCGTCGGCGTCAACGAGTGGTCCTGGTTCACCCAGAACGCCAAGCGCTCCACGCCGCTCGCGAACGTCTACCAGATGCAGGTCGGCGACGTCCTCCAGGTCGACTTCGACCGGGACGGCTCCAAGGACCACACGATGATCGTGTCGTACGTCGCCAACGGGATGCCGTACCTGACGTACCACTCGACGAACACCTACCGGCGGTCGCTGTCCAGCGTGCTCGCCTCGTACTCCAACGCGTACTACTACGCGTACCGCACCTGA